The following are encoded in a window of Cryptococcus neoformans var. neoformans B-3501A chromosome 13, whole genome shotgun sequence genomic DNA:
- a CDS encoding hypothetical protein (Match to ESTs gb|CF186804.1|CF186804, gb|CF185947.1|CF185947, gb|CF191320.1|CF191320; Similar to gi|46096856|gb|EAK82089.1| hypothetical protein UM00905.1 [Ustilago maydis 521], FASTA scores: opt: 901, E(): 1.1e-49, (58.935% identity (79.087% similar) in 263 aa overlap (2-252:22-278)); HMMPfam hit to Ras, Ras family, score: 301.5, E(): 1.3e-87), which translates to MAEEAPVKAVQVKLVLLGEAAVGKSSLVLRFTSGDFDENTSPTIGAAFLTQKCRLENRIVKFEIWDTAGQERFHSLAPMYYRNAQAAVVVYDVTKSASLEKAKAWVKELQRQANANIVIALVGNKLDLVSAAPSTSASSSSETPAEGEGEADAEAEEESSPAAAADDEDVRQVPTAEAEAYAKEAGLLFFEASAKAGTNVNELFTEIAKTIPFDTIIPKPAGVAQQNRRDAAQDGNRVNLGEGQQVKKGGCC; encoded by the exons ATGGCTGAGGAAGCTCCTGTCAAGGCCGTTCAGGTCAAGCTCGTTTTGCTCG GCGAGGCTGCCGTTGGAAAATCATCTCTAGTTCTCCGATTCACCTCTGGTGATTTTGATGAGAACACGTCGCCAACCATCGGTGCGGCGTTCCTGACGCAAA AGTGCCGATTGGAGAATAGGATCGTCAAGTTTGAGATCTG GGACACTGCCGGTCAAG AGCGATTCCACTCTCTTGCGCCCATGTACTACCGTAATGCTCAGGCGGCTGTTGTTGTCTACGATGTCACCAAATCT GCTTCTCTCGAAAAAGCCAAGGCTTGGGTGAAGGAACTCCAACGTCAAGCAAATGCCAACATCGTTATCGCCCTCGTCGGTAACAAGCTCGATCTCGTCTCTGCCGCTCCTTCCACTtctgcatcttcatcttctgaaACCCCTGCCGAAGGTGAGGGTGAGGCCGACGCtgaagcagaggaggaatcATCTCCTGCAGCTGCTGCCGACGATGAAGACGTAAGGCAGGTCCCCACCGCGGAGGCAGAGGCGTACGCCAAGGAGGCTGGTTTGCTGTTCTTCGAGGCGAGTGCCAAGGCGGGTACCAATGTCAACGAGCTGTTCACTGAAATCG CCAAGACAATTCCTTTCGATACTATCATTCCCAAACCGGCTGGTGTGGCACAACAGAACAGACGGGACGCTGCACAAGATGGCAACAGAGTAAACTTGGGAGAGGGACAGCAAGTCAAGAAGGGAGGTTGCTGTTAA
- a CDS encoding hypothetical protein (Match to ESTs gb|CF189510.1|CF189510, gb|CF192638.1|CF192638, gb|CF189509.1|CF189509; Similar to gi|40746662|gb|EAA65818.1| hypothetical protein AN1225.2 [Aspergillus nidulans FGSC A4], FASTA scores: opt: 259, E(): 3.9e-08, (33.889% identity (63.889% similar) in 180 aa overlap (3-162:39-209))): MGEYELPKTTLTKLAKGSIPDNVKMQQDVVLALLRGSTLFISYLSPAHDQAIARSGRTVTAADVIKAIIEMDFGPADALVPIMEQELAAFRNIQQRAKAAKKPPGPGRGRGPRKSAASTRAGEDGDMAETEGEAAVEGEGDEEEEEQEEGEEDGLVAGEQDEA; encoded by the exons ATGGGAGAGTACGAATTGCCAAAGACGACATTGACCAAGCTTGCCAAGGGCTCT ATTCCGGATAATGTGAAAATGCAGCAGGATGTGGTGTTGGCGCTTTTGAGAGGATCGACATTGTTCATCAGCTATCTCAGTCC GGCGCACGACCAGGCGATAGCAAGGAGTGGAAGGACGGTAACGGCAGCGGACGTTATCAAGGCTATCATAGAGATGGATTTCGGACCTGCGGACGCGTTGGTTCCGATTATGGAGCAAGAGCTTGCGG CTTTCCGGAACATTCAGCAAAGAGCGAAAGCGGCAAAGAAACCGCCTGGGCCGGGACGTGGTCGTGGGCCGAGGAAATCGGCGGCGTCGACGAGGGCgggtgaggatggggatATGGCAGAGACGGAGGGTGAAGCAGCggtggagggcgagggggacgaggaggaagaagagcaagaagaaggggaagaggacggTCTGGTGGCGGGTGAGCAGGACGAGGCTTGA
- a CDS encoding hypothetical protein (Similar to gi|46098673|gb|EAK83906.1| hypothetical protein UM03008.1 [Ustilago maydis 521], FASTA scores: opt: 439, E(): 4.8e-16, (63.736% identity (90.110% similar) in 91 aa overlap (66-156:17-107)); HMMPfam hit to Cyt-b5, Cytochrome b5-like Heme/Steroid binding domain, score: 42.8, E(): 9.4e-10) gives MSNSWYDTLTSAPALIATALGVSVAALFVSTHNNSNKTAAQVKEQVKEVAHSVHAEGSTGKMAQAEDPITPSELAKHDGSDPSKPIYVAIKGKVFDVSPRSEMYGPGKGYNVFAGKDGSKGLGMSSLDPTDAVADYSSLNESQMNTLNQWEAFFEKIQRGGAGRAVASVMQIIDVPDCSRLQWPCIQGPCRRAFYGGQPQPAYGAPPGQYPPGGEYYTSTPGKPPTPARHLLTLPSPACTANTSPATAWTTTPLPRKRATAAPASAQRPRVAASAPVAAAVSNAARLASVSRRWSRTVDRRAK, from the exons ATGTCCAACTCGTGGTACGACACACTCACATCCGCGCCCGCCCTCATCGCAACCGCACTCGGCGTCTCTGTCGCAGCTCTCTTCGTCTCCACgcacaacaacagcaacaagaCCGCAGCGCAGGTCAAGGAACAAGTCAAGGAAGTCGCTCACAGTGTCCACGCAGAGGGAAGCACAGGCAAAATGGCGCAGGCT GAGGACCCGATCACGCCGTCTGAACTGGCCAAGCACGACGGCTCCGACCCGTCGAAGCCGATCTACGTAGCTATCAAGGGCAAAGTATTCGACGTCTCTCCGCGGAGCGAGATGTACGGGCCGGGCAAGGGGTACAATGTGTTTGCGGGCAAGGACGGGAGCAAGGGGCTCG GGATGTCGTCGCTCGACCCGACGGATGCGGTGGCGGACTACTCGTCGCTGAACGAAAGCCAGATGAACACGCTGAACCAGTGGGAGGCGTTTTTCGAAAAG ATACAGCGTGGTGGGGCGGGTCGTGCAGTAGCTAGTGTGATGCAGATTATTGATGTTCCAGACTGTTCCAGACTCCAGTGGCCGTGCATACAAGGACCGTGCAGGCGAGCC TTCTACGGCGGCCAGCCCCAGCCAGCGTACGGCGCCCCCCCGGGCCAGTATCCCCCCGGCGGCGAGTACTACACCAG CACCCCCGGTAAGCCCCCCACGCCCGCCCGCCACCTGCTAACCCTCCCCAGCCCGGCATGCACAGCCAATACGTCCCCAGCAACGGCATGGACTACAACGCCCCTCCCCAGGAAAAGGGCGACAGCGGCCCCGGCATCGGCACAGCGGCCGCGTGTTGCGGCCTCGGCgcctgttgctgctgctgtctcGAATGCTGCGCGCCTTGCCTCTGTCTCGAGGCGATGGAGTAGAACGGTGGATAGGCGGGCCAAGTAG